Proteins from a single region of Drosophila biarmipes strain raj3 chromosome 3R, RU_DBia_V1.1, whole genome shotgun sequence:
- the LOC108023812 gene encoding uncharacterized protein LOC108023812 isoform X2 yields the protein MSQRNHRVDRFAQMTKQEEIIAKKRQEILEKQKTAQLAKAVAAAQNLAAQLKTETPAVKVTSNEEQEEEEAQHQNIAVQETPLTAGEEDNGTDAGHLEATVSKGKSEDAVPPKTLNSFTGKTGKITFGQKRQQLPQPSVEQPPPKVKNTFCNDGSFLENFKKILEKHEKPPQPLLVPPVPIPSAEENSTLESDTAENSSPQLEAAIAISSAAAMATSITVTSTAPTHLNFGLPVQAVQPPPPPPFAFNPTLLQQGPPQMQLPAAFFHGHLPLHLHPAAVAPPPPPPPPQLPIALANMGQIYMQLGPSPVEAMQLNAIPAPKEFDLNAIPKPQINLEAIQMPTIGGHSAEQLGLLPEHMTMSVNPHPPPPPPPVMEEMEQQQPPPHLPQVVPPQPPQPAATPQGFFMIRAASSIEAIAPNSLTTNASALNGNGSGSISS from the exons ATGTCACAGCGCAATCACCGAGTGGACCGCTTCGCTCAGATGACGAAGCAGGAGGAGATCATAGCCAAAAAGCGGCAGGAGATCCTCGAGAAGCAGAAGACGGCGCAGCTGGCAAAGGCGGTGGCCGCGGCGCAAAACTTGGCGGCGCAACTGAAAACTGAGACGCCTGCGGTAAAAGTGACTAGCAatgaggagcaggaggaggaggaagccCAACACCAGAACATTGCAGTCCAAGAGACCCCCCTTACCGCCGGCGAAGAGGACAATGGCACAGACGCGGGTCACCTCGAGGCCACAGTCAGTAAAGGAAAGTCTGAAGACGCTGTGCCCCCCAAGACGCTGAACAGCTTCACCGGCAAGACGGGAAAGATCACATTTGGCCAGAAGCGCCAGCAGCTGCCACAACCCAGTGTAGAACAGCCGCCACCGAAAGTGAAGAACACCTTCTGCAACGATGGTTCCTTTCTGgagaactttaaaaaaatactcgAAAAGCATGAGAAGCCTCCGCAGCCCTTACTCGTTCCTCCTGTTCCAATTCCCAG TGCTGAGGAGAACAGTACCCTGGAATCTGACACCGCCGAGAATAGCAGTCCCCAGCTGGAGGCAGCCATCGCCATTAGCTCGGCAGCAGCCATGGCCACATCCATTACTGTGACAAGCACGGCTCCAACTCACCTGAATTTCGGGCTTCCCGTTCAGGCAGTGCAGCccccaccgcctcctccgtTTGCCTTCAATCCCACGCTTTTGCAACAGGGACCACCGCAAATGCAGCTACCAGCTGCCTTTTTCCACGGCCACCTGCCACTGCACCTACACCCTGCGGCAGttgctcctcctccacctccgCCGCCCCCTCAGCTGCCCATCGCGCTGGCCAACATGGGTCAGATTTACATGCAACTTGGACCGTCGCCAGTGGAGGCCATGCAGCTAAATGCCATACCGGCGCCAAAGGAGTTTGACTTAAATGCAATACCCAAGCCACAAATAAATCTGGAGGCTATACAGATGCCCACAATTGGAGGACATTCGGCGGAGCAGCTTGGTCTTCTGCCAGAGCACATGACAATGTCAGTCAACCCTCacccaccgccaccgccgccacctgTGATGGAGGAGatggagcaacaacaacctcCGCCACATCTGCCACAGGTTGTTCCTCCACAGCCGCCCCAGCCTGCAGCTACTCCTCAAG GTTTCTTTATGATAAGAGCTGCGAGCAGTATCGAAGCTATCGCTCCCAACTCCTTGACTACGAACGCCAGCGCGTTGAACGGCAACGGGAGCGGGAGCATCAGCAGCTAA
- the LOC108023812 gene encoding SR-related and CTD-associated factor 4 isoform X1, with product MSQRNHRVDRFAQMTKQEEIIAKKRQEILEKQKTAQLAKAVAAAQNLAAQLKTETPAVKVTSNEEQEEEEAQHQNIAVQETPLTAGEEDNGTDAGHLEATVSKGKSEDAVPPKTLNSFTGKTGKITFGQKRQQLPQPSVEQPPPKVKNTFCNDGSFLENFKKILEKHEKPPQPLLVPPVPIPSAEENSTLESDTAENSSPQLEAAIAISSAAAMATSITVTSTAPTHLNFGLPVQAVQPPPPPPFAFNPTLLQQGPPQMQLPAAFFHGHLPLHLHPAAVAPPPPPPPPQLPIALANMGQIYMQLGPSPVEAMQLNAIPAPKEFDLNAIPKPQINLEAIQMPTIGGHSAEQLGLLPEHMTMSVNPHPPPPPPPVMEEMEQQQPPPHLPQVVPPQPPQPAATPQVFSETCIQLPTCLENLIALVAENGEDYEDKIRLHRSELHPALWFLYDKSCEQYRSYRSQLLDYERQRVERQREREHQQLNRDQQPQPKEQEAQPHHEEQHSNSAADKYDPESAISADFDSDDEYMRGMMDRNRDNIKRRIECRNELSDEERREREEAATAGGAVDGDDLDDQEDKESQRQRRKRERKSRWGEKEQQLPTSSTSGNFGNQNKPMLSSITRTDPALLQYARLNYGSTQLSEEQWKQCEEHYKVNLLYQDMMRKRQEIDRLARGGKFKYEYDSDEDIEGGTWEHKLRTAEMEATSLWANALTKQSEGKHHIGDFLPPEELKKFMEQYEAKKNNRQPDLSDYKEYKLKEDNIGFQMLQKLGWKEGQGLGQDGAGIVDPVNKAPQRDGNQGLGVSSAAQPEDCDNEYDAYRKRMMLAYRFRPNPLNNPRRAYY from the exons ATGTCACAGCGCAATCACCGAGTGGACCGCTTCGCTCAGATGACGAAGCAGGAGGAGATCATAGCCAAAAAGCGGCAGGAGATCCTCGAGAAGCAGAAGACGGCGCAGCTGGCAAAGGCGGTGGCCGCGGCGCAAAACTTGGCGGCGCAACTGAAAACTGAGACGCCTGCGGTAAAAGTGACTAGCAatgaggagcaggaggaggaggaagccCAACACCAGAACATTGCAGTCCAAGAGACCCCCCTTACCGCCGGCGAAGAGGACAATGGCACAGACGCGGGTCACCTCGAGGCCACAGTCAGTAAAGGAAAGTCTGAAGACGCTGTGCCCCCCAAGACGCTGAACAGCTTCACCGGCAAGACGGGAAAGATCACATTTGGCCAGAAGCGCCAGCAGCTGCCACAACCCAGTGTAGAACAGCCGCCACCGAAAGTGAAGAACACCTTCTGCAACGATGGTTCCTTTCTGgagaactttaaaaaaatactcgAAAAGCATGAGAAGCCTCCGCAGCCCTTACTCGTTCCTCCTGTTCCAATTCCCAG TGCTGAGGAGAACAGTACCCTGGAATCTGACACCGCCGAGAATAGCAGTCCCCAGCTGGAGGCAGCCATCGCCATTAGCTCGGCAGCAGCCATGGCCACATCCATTACTGTGACAAGCACGGCTCCAACTCACCTGAATTTCGGGCTTCCCGTTCAGGCAGTGCAGCccccaccgcctcctccgtTTGCCTTCAATCCCACGCTTTTGCAACAGGGACCACCGCAAATGCAGCTACCAGCTGCCTTTTTCCACGGCCACCTGCCACTGCACCTACACCCTGCGGCAGttgctcctcctccacctccgCCGCCCCCTCAGCTGCCCATCGCGCTGGCCAACATGGGTCAGATTTACATGCAACTTGGACCGTCGCCAGTGGAGGCCATGCAGCTAAATGCCATACCGGCGCCAAAGGAGTTTGACTTAAATGCAATACCCAAGCCACAAATAAATCTGGAGGCTATACAGATGCCCACAATTGGAGGACATTCGGCGGAGCAGCTTGGTCTTCTGCCAGAGCACATGACAATGTCAGTCAACCCTCacccaccgccaccgccgccacctgTGATGGAGGAGatggagcaacaacaacctcCGCCACATCTGCCACAGGTTGTTCCTCCACAGCCGCCCCAGCCTGCAGCTACTCCTCAAG TTTTTTCAGAAACGTGCATACAATTGCCAACGTGCTTAGAAAACCTAATCGCACTGGTCGCAGAAAATGGTGAAGATTATGAAGATAAAATTCGTTTGCATAGAAGCGAGTTGCATCCGGCCTTGTG GTTTCTTTATGATAAGAGCTGCGAGCAGTATCGAAGCTATCGCTCCCAACTCCTTGACTACGAACGCCAGCGCGTTGAACGGCAACGGGAGCGGGAGCATCAGCAGCTAAACCGGGACCAGCAGCCTCAGCCCAAGGAGCAAGAAGCTCAGCCACACCACGAGGAGCAGCACAGCAACTCTGCGGCCGACAAGTACGATCCGGAGTCGGCCATCAGTGCCGACTTTGACTCGGACGATGAGTACATGAGAGGCATGATGGACCGCAACCGTGACAACATCAAGCGCCGCATCGAGTGCCGCAACGAGCTGAGCGACGAGGAGAGGCGTGAGCGGGAAGAGGCGGCCACCGCCGGTGGAGCAGTGGACGGTGATGACCTTGACGATCAGGAAGATAAGGAATCGCAGAGGCAGCGACGGAAGCGGGAGCGCAAAAGCCGTTGGGGCGAGAAGGAGCAACAGTTGCCCACCTCAA GTACTTCAGGAAACTTTGGTAACCAAAACAAACCTATGCTAAGCAGCATCACCCGCACGGATCCTGCTCTCCTGCAGTATGCTCGCCTTAACTACGGATCCACCCAGCTGAGCGAAGAGCAGTGGAAGCAATGTGAGGAGCACTACAAAGTGAACTTGCTGTATCAGGATATGATGCGCAAGCGTCAGGAGATCGATCGCCTGGCTCGCGGCGGGAAATTCAAGTACGAATACGACTCGGACGAGGACATTGAGGGCGGAACGTGGGAACACAAGTTGCGCACGGCTGAAATGGAGGCCACGTCGCTGTGGGCCAACGCCCTGACCAAGCAAAGTGAGGGCAAGCATCACATTGGCGACTTCTTGCCACCCGAGGAGCTTAAAAAGTTCATGGAGCAGTACGAGGCGAAGAAGAACAACCGGCAGCCCGATCTCAGCGACTACAAGGAGTACAAACTGAAAGAGGACAATATTGGCTTCCAAATGCTACAGAAACTCGGTTGGAAGGAGGGACAAGGCCTGGGACAGGATGGAGCAGGAATTGTGGATCCTGTGAACAA GGCCCCGCAACGCGATGGGAACCAAGGACTAGGGGTGAGCAGCGCTGCCCAGCCGGAGGACTGCGACAATGAATACGACGCCTACAGAAAGCGAATGATGTTGGCGTATCGTTTTCGTCCAAACCCTTTG AACAATCCTCGACGCGCTTACTACTAG
- the LOC108023810 gene encoding kinase suppressor of Ras 1, with amino-acid sequence MSRMSSNNNAPAHAPDSGSSNANGPASGSLSVDSNLVIIQDMIDLSANHLDDLRTQCSTSSTLTQQEIRCLESKLVRYFSELLLTKMRLNERIPANGLLPHATGNELRQWLRVVGLSQETLTACLGRLITLEHCLRLTDEEIRQLLADSPSQREEEELRRLTRAMQNLRKCMESLQSGTAASNNDPEQWHWDSWDRSIHIHRGSVGNIGLGQNSSASPRTHHRQHGVKGKNTALANSNSSRSGRQSPTATEELNSMQGSQLTLTLTPSPPNSPFTPSSGVSSSLNGTPQRSRGTPPPARKHQTLLNQSQVDGEQTAGNRLPTDPSPDSHSSASSDIFVDANTNASSGGSSSNVLMVPCSPGVGHVGMGHAIKHRFTKVIGFMATCTLCQKQVFSRCLKCTDCKYICHKSCEPHVPPSCGLPREYVDEFRHIKEQGGYASLPHVHGAPKGSPLVKKNTLGKPLHQQHCDSSSPSSSCTSSTPSSPALFHQRDRELDHGGSSSSANLIPTPSLGKHQQAQFNFPNVTVTGSGGSGGDTLISNEPVPEQFPAVPVTANGGLDSLVGSSNGHMSSLISSQSSNASSSATVTGLVSSTTTTSTSSFFPRKLSTAGVDKRTPFTSEYTDTHKSNDSDKTVSLSGSASTDSDRTPVRVDSTEDGDSGQWRQNSISLKEWDIPYGDLRLLERIGQGRFGTVHRALWHGDVAVKLLNEDYLQDEHMLETFRSEVANFKNTRHENLVLFMGACMNPPYLAIVTSLCKGNTLYTYIHQRREKFAMNRTLLIAQQIAQGMGYLHAREIIHKDLRTKNIFIENGKVIITDFGLFSSTKLLYCDMGLGVPHNWLCYLAPELIRALQPEKPRGECLEFTPYSDVYSFGTVWYELICGEFTFKDQPAESIIWQVGRGMKQSLANLQSGRDVKDLLMLCWTYEKEHRPQFARLLSLLDHLPKKRLARSPSHPVNLSRSAESVF; translated from the coding sequence ATGAGCAGGatgagcagcaacaacaacgccccCGCACACGCCCCAGACTCCGGCTCCAGCAATGCCAACGGTCCCGCCTCCGGGTCACTGTCCGTGGACAGCAACCTGGTCATAATCCAGGACATGATTGATCTCTCGGCCAACCATCTGGACGATCTGCGCACCCAGTGCTCCACTAGTTCCACGCTGACACAGCAGGAGATTCGCTGCCTTGAGTCCAAACTAGTGCGCTACTTCTCCGAACTGCTTTTGACGAAGATGCGACTTAATGAGCGCATTCCGGCTAATGGGCTGCTGCCCCACGCGACGGGCAATGAGCTGAGGCAGTGGCTCCGGGTGGTGGGCCTTAGCCAAGAGACCCTTACCGCCTGCCTTGGGCGCCTAATAACTCTTGAGCATTGCCTGCGATTGACCGACGAGGAGATACGTCAGCTTCTGGCCGACAGCCCAAGCCAaagggaggaggaggagctacGACGCCTAACCAGAGCCATGCAGAATTTGAGGAAATGCATGGAATCACTGCAGAGTGGCACTGCGGCAAGCAATAACGATCCAGAACAGTGGCACTGGGACTCCTGGGACAGGTCCATCCACATTCACCGCGGCAGCGTGGGTAACATAGGACTGGGTCAAAACTCAAGCGCCTCCCCGAGAACCCATCATCGTCAGCATGGTGTAAAGGGAAAAAACACCGCTCTGGCCAACTCAAACAGCTCCCGCAGCGGACGTCAATCGCCTACAGCAACAGAGGAGCTAAACAGCATGCAGGGTTCACAGCTGACTCTCACTCTCACGCCTTCGCCACCCAATTCGCCCTTTACGCCTTCCAGCGGGGTGAGCAGCAGCCTCAATGGAACGCCGCAGAGAAGTCGAGGTACACCGCCACCCGCCAGAAAGCACCAAACACTCCTAAACCAGAGCCAAGTGGACGGGGAGCAGACTGCCGGCAATCGTTTGCCAACTGACCCAAGCCCTGATAGCCACAGCTCCGCCAGCTCGGATATCTTTGTGGACGCAAACACTAATGCTAGCTCCGGAGGAAGCTCCTCAAACGTGCTTATGGTGCCATGCTCCCCGGGCGTGGGCCATGTGGGCATGGGCCATGCCATCAAGCATCGCTTTACCAAGGTTATAGGCTTCATGGCCACGTGCACGTTGTGCCAGAAGCAGGTGTTCTCCCGCTGTCTGAAGTGCACGGACTGCAAGTACATCTGCCATAAGTCATGCGAGCCGCACGTGCCGCCTTCCTGCGGGCTGCCACGAGAATATGTGGATGAGTTCCGCCACATTAAGGAGCAGGGTGGATACGCCAGCCTGCCGCATGTGCACGGTGCGCCCAAGGGATCACCGCTGGTCAAAAAGAACACTCTGGGCAAGCCACTACATCAGCAGCACTGCGACAGCAGTTCGCCGAGCTCCAGCTGCACCAGTTCCACCCCAAGCAGTCCGGCGCTGTTCCACCAAAGAGATCGAGAGTTGGATCACGGTGGAAGCAGCTCGAGCGCAAACCTGATTCCTACTCCATCGCTGGGCAAACACCAGCAGGCTCAGTTCAACTTCCCCAACGTGACGGTTACGGGCAGTGGTGGAAGCGGAGGCGATACGCTTATTTCCAATGAACCAGTTCCAGAGCAATTCCCTGCGGTGCCTGTTACCGCCAATGGTGGTCTGGACAGTCTGGTTGGCAGTTCCAACGGACACATGAGTTCCCTAATAAGCAGCCAGTCATCAAATGCTTCCAGTTCCGCCACCGTGACTGGTCTGGTCAGCAGCACAACCACCACCAGTACCAGCAGCTTCTTTCCACGCAAACTAAGCACTGCCGGGGTGGATAAGAGGACGCCCTTTACCAGCGAGTACACGGACACCCACAAGTCAAACGACAGCGACAAGACAGTTTCTTTGTCCGGAAGCGCCAGCACGGATTCGGACAGGACGCCCGTTCGAGTTGATTCAACGGAAGACGGAGATTCGGGGCAGTGGCGACAGAACTCCATTTCACTGAAGGAATGGGACATTCCGTACGGCGATCTACGCCTGCTAGAGCGGATTGGACAGGGGCGCTTTGGCACGGTACACCGAGCCCTGTGGCATGGAGATGTAGCAGTAAAGCTTCTGAACGAGGACTACCTGCAGGATGAGCACATGCTGGAGACTTTCCGCAGCGAGGTGGCCAACTTCAAAAACACGAGGCACGAGAACCTAGTGCTGTTCATGGGAGCCTGCATGAATCCCCCATATTTGGCCATTGTGACTTCTCTGTGCAAGGGCAACACCCTGTACACGTACATCCACCAGCGCCGGGAGAAGTTCGCGATGAACCGGACTCTGCTAATTGCACAGCAGATCGCCCAGGGCATGGGATACCTTCACGCGAGGGAAATCATCCACAAGGATCTGCGCACCAAGAACATATTCATCGAGAATGGCAAAGTGATCATAACGGACTTCGGGCTTTTTAGCTCCACCAAGCTGCTCTACTGTGATATGGGCCTGGGGGTGCCCCACAACTGGTTGTGCTACCTTGCGCCGGAGCTCATTCGAGCGCTGCAGCCGGAGAAGCCGCGAGGCGAGTGCCTGGAGTTCACTCCCTACTCGGATGTCTACTCCTTTGGAACTGTGTGGTACGAGCTAATTTGCGGTGAGTTCACGTTTAAGGATCAGCCGGCGGAGTCGATCATCTGGCAGGTGGGCCGTGGGATGAAGCAATCGCTGGCCAATCTGCAGTCCGGACGTGATGTTAAGGACTTGCTAATGCTGTGCTGGACGTATGAGAAGGAGCATCGACCACAATTCGCACGCCTGCTGTCCCTCCTGGATCACCTTCCCAAGAAGCGACTGGCGCGCAGTCCCTCCCACCCCGTCAACCTCTCACGGTCCGCGGAGTCCGTGTTCTGA
- the LOC108023811 gene encoding bumetanide-sensitive sodium-(potassium)-chloride cotransporter translates to MADRFQISKVNGTANAGYDGEAGSTPSDLPDASHPHAPSSHENHLQPKAPGESGENRRSSRLSFRGFGHFLRKSDAERKFSLAQLTKESLPRLDNYRISMRNLKRPSIGELQGEAVDQSITIPEPEPETTGGQIKLGWIVGVLIPCLLNIWGVMLFLRLSWVVAESGILQSLIIITISAVVCVITTLSLSAISTNGEVKGGGVYFIISRSLGPEFGASVGVVFAFANAVSASMNTIGFCESLNVLLKNNNLKIVDNGINDIRIVGSVVVLVLILICCVGMEWETKAQNFLIVTIVLAIFNFLIGAAIGPQGNEENISRGFVGFSWDTFKENFGSDYRYAEGVNHDFFSVFAIFFPSVTGIQAGANICGDLKDAGSAIPKGTFWSLLISMTSYAIFVLFAGGAAVRDASGNPADLINGTIVASELPCMATGNCTWGLFNSYEMMQEMSLWGPLIYAGCFAATLSTALTNLLSVPRLVQALGIDQIYPGLIFFSKPYGKHGEPYRGYVLTFIITTGFLLIGELNLIAPLISTFYLASYALINFCTFHAAFVKPLGWRPTFKYYNAWLSLFGFAMCVAIMFLINYVAAIITFGIIFALYLVVMYRKPEANWGSTTQAQQYKAALMAVHRLQNVSDHVKNYHPQVLVLSGDPKTRPPLVDFGYLLTKNNSLMFVANIIPVRVGYKNRQHLVKDGQKYLDARKIKAFYNVIDGFSLEDGINALTKSTGFGKMSPNIVLVGYKPDWNRCRKEEVESYFSILYNAFSQRMGVALLRLPNGLDFSELSSEVTLPANGMGHLHTANAQGFTNELMPAANAASELLHIDSNLNLAGMDSPNSSFTMPQPAPMPNMQRSSRSYKVTNSDEPAVTYHTKGGSDIPQNLLDAMTIFTRKQPKGTIDVFWLYDDGGLTILLPYIISMRSHWQNCKLRVFTMCHGKDEEQEEKSMASLLTKFRIKYSELIMLKGVSEQPRADTLLKHKRLIEPFRRGARNEFGITDEELQSMAEKTNRQLRIHELVVKHSSNASLVVMSLPMPRKEAISAPLYMSWLEMLTSDMKCPVALARGNQTPVLTLYS, encoded by the exons ATGGCCGATCGCTTCCAGATCTCAAAGGTGAACGGCACCGCGAACGCCGGGTACGATGGCGAGGCGGGGTCGACTCCCTCCGACCTGCCGGACGCATCCCACCCGCATGCCCCGTCCAGCCACGAGAACCACCTGCAGCCCAAGGCTCCAGGCGAAAGCGGCGAGAACCGCCGGAGCTCGCGCCTGTCCTTCCGCGGATTCGGACACTTCCTGCGGAAATCGGACGCCGAGCGCAAATTCAGTCTCGCCCAGCTGACGAA GGAGAGTCTGCCGCGCCTGGACAACTACCGCATTTCCATGCGCAACCTGAAGCGTCCTTCCATCGGAGAGCTGCAGGGCGAGGCGGTCGATCAG AGCATCACTATCCCCGAACCCGAACCGGAAACCACTGGCGGGCAAATCAAGCTGGGGTGGATTGTGGGCGTCCTGATACCATGTCTCCTCAACATCTGGGGCGTCATGCTCTTCCTGCGCCTCAGCTGGGTGGTGGCCGAGTCCGGCATCTTGCAGTCGCTGATTATAATTACGATCTCCGCGGTGGTCTGCGTCATCACGACGCTCTCGCTGTCAGCCATTAGCACCAACGGCGAGGTCAAGGGTGGCGGGGTCTACTTCATCATATCCCGTTCGCTGGGGCCCGAGTTCGGGGCGTCGGTGGGCGTGGTGTTCGCCTTTGCCAACGCCGTTTCGGCCTCAATGAACACCATCGGCTTCTGCGAATCGCTAAATGTTTTACTGA AGAACAACAATCTGAAGATTGTCGACAACGGCATCAATGACATCCGCATCGTTGGATCGGTGGTTGTTCTGGTACTCATCCTGATCTGCTGCGTGGGCATGGAGTGGGAGACGAAGGCGCAGAACTTCCTGATCGTCACCATTGTCCTGGCCATCTTCAATTTCCTGATCGGGGCTGCCATTGGACCACAGGGGAATGAGGAGAACATTTCAAGGGGCTTCGTGGGCTTCTCAT GGGACACCTTTAAGGAGAACTTCGGCTCGGACTATCGCTATGCGGAGGGCGTGAACCACGACTTCTTCAGTGTGTTCGCCATCTTCTTCCCCAGCGTCACGGGCATTCAGGCAGGGGCGAATATCTGCGGAGATCTCAAGGATGCCGGGTCAGCCATTCCAAAGGGAACCTTCTGGTCGCTGCTCATCTCCATGACTTCCTATGCCATCTTCGTTCTCTTTGCCGGCGGAGCTGCTGTGAGGGACGCCTCCGGCAACCCGGCGGACCTGATCAACGGCACCATTGTCGCCTCGGAACTGCCCTGCATGGCCACTGGCAACTGCACCTGGGGACTCTTCAATTCCTACGAGATGATGCAGGAGATGTCTCTGTGGGGTCCGCTGATCTACGCCGGCTGCTTCGCGGCTACGCTGAGTACGGCTCTGACAAACCTCCTGTCCGTTCCCAGACTGGTGCAGGCCCTGGGCATTGACCAGATATACCCGGGCCTTATCTTCTTCTCGAAGCCCTATGGAAAGCATGGAGAACCCTACCGCGGCTACGTGCTCACCTTCATCATCACCACCGGCTTCCTGCTGATCGGAGAGCTCAACCTTATCGCTCCCCTGATCTCAACCTTCTACCTGGCCTCCTACGCCCTTATCAACTTCTGCACATTCCACGCGGCCTTTGTGAAGCCATTGGGATGGCGACCCACCTTCAAGTACTATAACGCCTGGCTGAGTCTCTTCGGGTTCGCCATGTGCGTGGCCATCATGTTCCTGATCAACTACGTGGCGGCCATCATCACCTTCGGCATCATCTTCGCCCTGTACCTGGTGGTCATGTACCGCAAGCCGGAGGCCAACTGGGGATCAACCACGCAGGCGCAGCAGTACAAGGCCGCCTTGATGGCCGTGCACCGGCTGCAGAACGTCTCGGACCACGTCAAGAACTACCATCCGCAGGTGCTGGTGCTCTCCGGCGATCCGAAGACAAGGCCTCCACTGGTGGACTTCGGCTATCTGCTGACCAAGAACAACTCCCTGATGTTCGTGGCCAATATTATTCCG GTGAGAGTGGGCTACAAGAACCGTCAGCACTTGGTTAAGGATGGACAAAAGTATCTAGATGCTCGCAAGATAAAGGCCTTCTACAATGTAATCGATGGGTTCAGTCTGGAGGACGGAATTAATGCTTTGACCAAGTCCACCGGCTTCGGCAAGATGTCGCCGAACATAGTGCTGGTGGGCTACAAACCGGACTGGAATCGCTGTCGCAAGGAGGAGGTGGAGAGTTACTTTTCCATTTTGTA CAACGCCTTCTCGCAGCGCATGGGCGTGGCCCTGCTCCGCCTGCCCAACGGATTGGACTTCTCGGAGCTGAGTTCCGAGGTCACTCTGCCGGCCAACGGAATGGGTCATCTGCATACCGCCAATGCCCAGGGATTCACCAACGAGCTGATGCCGGCTGCCAATGCCGCCTCCGAGCTGCTGCACATTGACTCCAACCTCAACCTGGCCGGCATGGACAGTCCCAACTCCTCGTTCACAATGCCGCAGCCCGCGCCGATGCCCAACATGCAGCGCAGCTCCCGCAGCTACAAGGTGACCAACTCTGACGAGCCCGCTGTGACGTACCACACCAAGGGCGGATCGGACATTCCCCAGAACCTCCTGGACGCCATGACCATATTTACGCGTAAACAGCCCAAGGGCACGATCGATGTCTTCTGGTTGTACGACGACGGAG GACTCACCATTCTCCTGCCGTATATCATCTCCATGCGATCCCACTGGCAGAATTGCAAGCTGAGGGTGTTCACCATGTGCCACGGCAAGGATGAGGAACAGGAAGAAAAGAG CATGGCCAGCTTGCTGACCAAGTTCCGCATCAAGTACTCGGAGCTCATCATGCTCAAGGGCGTATCCGAGCAGCCGCGCGCCGACACACTCCTGAAGCACAAGCGGTTGATCGAGCCCTTCCGCCGGGGAGCCAGGAACGAGTTCGGCATCACGGACGAAGAGCTGCAGAGCATGGCCGAGAAGACGAATCGTCAGCTGCGCATCCATGAGCTGGTGGTCAAGCACTCCTCGAACGCCTCTCTGGTCGTCATGTCTCTGCCCATGCCGCGCAAG GAGGCCATCTCGGCACCGCTGTACATGTCCTGGCTGGAGATGCTCACCTCGGACATGAAGTGTCCGGTGGCATTGGCCCGCGGCAACCAGACGCCCGTTCTGACGCTCTACTCCTAG